In Caloenas nicobarica isolate bCalNic1 chromosome 5, bCalNic1.hap1, whole genome shotgun sequence, a single genomic region encodes these proteins:
- the RIC3 gene encoding protein RIC-3 isoform X2, with protein MAISTCCRVAMVSCLVLCVSLLLPRTFLPRGGGRQEPGAAPLAAPEGKLGRFPPRLHYQAAPDSRAAPHFPRSHLAEAVAKAKAGGGGGGSTGGTGRGLVGQIIPIYGFGIFLYILYILFKLASKGKTSAGERKCPTAAPGNTKRKITDYELTQLQEKLRETEAAMEKLMNRVGPNSDRTQNVTTDHEKRLLQQLREITRVMKEGKFIDGISPEKEAEEAPYMEDWEGYPEETYPVYDNSDCFKRKQDTIFVDYPDLSQPSAEELAERMEGMEDEEHLCNQTLLSDLTMGRGGHDLMQKKDEVTGSSEEERDLHHSQSIEGCCCCYEDDDPAVIAENAGFHSESCSEAEESTQEDLSVESENENAALKKQKGSDFNEIGTLRKRSTKGLE; from the exons ATGGCGATCTCGACGTGCTGCCGGGTGGCCATGGTCTCCTGCCTGGTGCTCTGcgtctccctcctcctgccgcGGACCTTCTTGCctcggggcggcgggaggcaGGAGCCCGGGGCCGCGCCGCTCGCAGCGCCCGAGG ggaAGCTCGGTCGCTTTCCACCCAGGCTGCATTACCAGGCCGCTCCCGACAGCCGAGCTGCCCCTCATTTTCCAAGGTCTCACCTTGCTGAAGCAGTTGCCAAAGCCAAGGCAGGCGGAGGTGGTGGTGGAAGCACTGGTGGAACTGGGAGAGGTCTTGTGGGACAGATTATCCCTATATATGGATTTGGCATCTTCTTATATATCCTGTACATTTTATTCAAG CTGGCTTCCAAGGGAAAAACAAGTGCTGGAGAGCGGAAATGCCCTACTGCTGCACCTGGGAACACCAAGAGGAAAATCA ctgACTATGAGCTCACACAACTCCAGGAAAAACTGAGAGAGACAGAAGCAGCtatggaaaaattaatgaacagAGTAGGACCCAACTCTGACAG GACTCAAAATGTTACAACAGACCATGAAAAAAGGTTACTTCAGCAACTCCGAGAAATTACCAGAGttatgaaagaaggaaaattcaTAGATGGCATCTCTCCTGAGAAGGAAGCTGAAGAAGCTCCTTACATGGAGGATTGGGAAG GTTATCCAGAGGAGACCTATCCTGTCTATGACAATTCTGATTGCTTCAAGCGCAAACAGGACACAATCTTTGTAGATTACCCTGACCTGAGCCAGCCTTCTGCAGAAGAGCTGGCAGAAAGAATGGAGGGCATGGAAGATGAGGAGCATCTGTGCAATCAAACTCTGCTATCTGATCTCACCATGGGAAGGGGAGGTCATGatttaatgcagaaaaaggACGAGGTCACTGGCAGCAGTGAAGAAGAGAGAGACCTTCATCACAGCCAGAGCATTGAGGGGTGCTGCTGTTGTTACGAGGATGATGATCCTGCTGTCATAGCAGAGAACGCTGGGTTCCACTCTGAGAGCTGCAGCGAAGCAGAAGAGTCTACCCAAGAGGATCTGTCTGTGgagtcagaaaatgaaaatgcagcactgaaaaagcaaaaaggcagTGACTTCAATGAAATAGGCACACTGAGAAAGCGCAGCACAAAAGGACTTGAGTAA
- the RIC3 gene encoding protein RIC-3 isoform X1: MAISTCCRVAMVSCLVLCVSLLLPRTFLPRGGGRQEPGAAPLAAPEGKLGRFPPRLHYQAAPDSRAAPHFPRSHLAEAVAKAKAGGGGGGSTGGTGRGLVGQIIPIYGFGIFLYILYILFKLASKGKTSAGERKCPTAAPGNTKRKITDYELTQLQEKLRETEAAMEKLMNRVGPNSDSRTQNVTTDHEKRLLQQLREITRVMKEGKFIDGISPEKEAEEAPYMEDWEGYPEETYPVYDNSDCFKRKQDTIFVDYPDLSQPSAEELAERMEGMEDEEHLCNQTLLSDLTMGRGGHDLMQKKDEVTGSSEEERDLHHSQSIEGCCCCYEDDDPAVIAENAGFHSESCSEAEESTQEDLSVESENENAALKKQKGSDFNEIGTLRKRSTKGLE; encoded by the exons ATGGCGATCTCGACGTGCTGCCGGGTGGCCATGGTCTCCTGCCTGGTGCTCTGcgtctccctcctcctgccgcGGACCTTCTTGCctcggggcggcgggaggcaGGAGCCCGGGGCCGCGCCGCTCGCAGCGCCCGAGG ggaAGCTCGGTCGCTTTCCACCCAGGCTGCATTACCAGGCCGCTCCCGACAGCCGAGCTGCCCCTCATTTTCCAAGGTCTCACCTTGCTGAAGCAGTTGCCAAAGCCAAGGCAGGCGGAGGTGGTGGTGGAAGCACTGGTGGAACTGGGAGAGGTCTTGTGGGACAGATTATCCCTATATATGGATTTGGCATCTTCTTATATATCCTGTACATTTTATTCAAG CTGGCTTCCAAGGGAAAAACAAGTGCTGGAGAGCGGAAATGCCCTACTGCTGCACCTGGGAACACCAAGAGGAAAATCA ctgACTATGAGCTCACACAACTCCAGGAAAAACTGAGAGAGACAGAAGCAGCtatggaaaaattaatgaacagAGTAGGACCCAACTCTGACAG CAGGACTCAAAATGTTACAACAGACCATGAAAAAAGGTTACTTCAGCAACTCCGAGAAATTACCAGAGttatgaaagaaggaaaattcaTAGATGGCATCTCTCCTGAGAAGGAAGCTGAAGAAGCTCCTTACATGGAGGATTGGGAAG GTTATCCAGAGGAGACCTATCCTGTCTATGACAATTCTGATTGCTTCAAGCGCAAACAGGACACAATCTTTGTAGATTACCCTGACCTGAGCCAGCCTTCTGCAGAAGAGCTGGCAGAAAGAATGGAGGGCATGGAAGATGAGGAGCATCTGTGCAATCAAACTCTGCTATCTGATCTCACCATGGGAAGGGGAGGTCATGatttaatgcagaaaaaggACGAGGTCACTGGCAGCAGTGAAGAAGAGAGAGACCTTCATCACAGCCAGAGCATTGAGGGGTGCTGCTGTTGTTACGAGGATGATGATCCTGCTGTCATAGCAGAGAACGCTGGGTTCCACTCTGAGAGCTGCAGCGAAGCAGAAGAGTCTACCCAAGAGGATCTGTCTGTGgagtcagaaaatgaaaatgcagcactgaaaaagcaaaaaggcagTGACTTCAATGAAATAGGCACACTGAGAAAGCGCAGCACAAAAGGACTTGAGTAA